The following DNA comes from Rhodopseudomonas boonkerdii.
ACGGCATCTCCGCCGCGGTCGTATTGGCATTGTCGCCATAGCGCTTGCCGACGATCTGGATGCCGGCATTGGCCGACCAGTTCGGCGCGAAGGCCCATGTCGCCCAGATGTTCGAAACCGTCTGTGGCACGTTGAACGGGACGTTCCCGGCGAAATTGACCGATCCGGTGCCGATCGTCGCCGGCTGCACGAAGTCGTCATACTTCGCGCGCAGGAAAGTGGTGTTGGCATCGATGCGCCAGCCGTGATCGAGCGCGAGACCGACCGATGCCTCGATGCCGCGTGACGATTGCTGACCCACCTGGGTGACGATCAGCGGATTGATCGGATCACGCGCGAGCAGATTGTTCTTGACGATCTCGTAGCCCGCGAGTGTCCATTCGCCGCGTCCGCCCCAGAACGATTGCTTCACGCCGACTTCGATCTGCCTGCCGGTCGCCAGCGTGAAATCCTTGTTGGCGCTCGACAGCGAGACCAGGCCACCCACCGGATCGACTGCAGTGGAATACTGACCGTAGAAGGCGAGGTTCTTGATCGGTTCGTAGACTGCGCCGGCGCGCCAGGTGGTGTTGGAGAAGGACTTTTCGAAACTGTTGCCAGGCGTGATGTAATCGGTACGCGTAATCGTCGGCTCATCCTGGCGGATGCCGGTGACCAGCGAGAGTTGATCCGTCACGGACAGCCGGTTCTCGGCGAAGATCGCGAATTGATTGGCGACGGAGCCGTAAGTAGAAACTGTCGGAATCGTGCTGAAATAAGAGCCCGGGAAGAAGTTGTAGGGATCGACCGACGATCTCGCGCCGTTGGAAAGGCCACCGAACGAGTTGATCCGATAGGGCGCGAAGTTCACGCGGCTGACATCGAAACCGGCAAGAAACTCGTTCTTCATGCCGAAGATATGGCCCTTGACGGTCACATCCATACGGTCGCCGAGCTGCTGCTCGTTATGGAAGATTTCGAGATAGCTGCTGCGATCGATCAGGCCGGTCGCCGGATTGTAGCGAAAGTTCTCGGCATTCATCCAGTGACGCTTCATATCGAAGTAATACAGCGTGTTGCGGATGGCGATGGCGTCGGTGACCTGCCATTCGGTCTTCACCTGGCTGAAACTGTCCTGATAGCGAATGCTGCTGTCGCCGACATTGTAGTTCTTGAAACGCATAGCATCGACGATGCCGCCATTGACCAATGGCGTACCATAATAACGCGTCGGGCTGCGATCGCCGTAATCCGTCGATAGCGTCCAGGTAATGTCCTCGTTCTGCTTGATCTGAATCGCGGCATGCAGCGCCACATTTGAGTTGTTGTCGCGATCGACCCAGCCGTCGGACATGTTGCCGGTGGCGGTGATGCGATATGCGACATCCTTGTTCACGGGGCCACCGCTATCCACGGCAATACGGCGGGTCATGTTGCTGTCGAGCGACATTTCAGCCTGGTTGAACGGCACCCAGGTCGGCAGCTTCGACACTACATTGATCGCGCCGCCGACGGCACCCGCGCCATACATCACCGATGCCGGACCGCGCAGCACCTCGATGCGCTCGGCGGACCAGGTATCGAACGGGAAGGTGACGGTGCCGGCGCCGATGGCGAGTTGAGTGCCGTCATACAGGGTCATCACCGACGAACCGCCGGTGAAGCCGCGGGTGCTGAAGGACACGCCGCCATTGCCGGGCGATGGCGCGGCGGTGAAACCGACGGCGTTCTGCGTCACGGCATCGAGGAAATTCTGTTGTCCACGTTCGGCGATGGTTTCGGCCGAGATCACGTCTACGCTGGCGGGCGTTTGCAGACGCGTGAGGCCGAGGCGGCTGCCGGCCGTGCTGGCGCCGGTGAGATTGAGCGTCGGCGCGGCGAAGGCCGGGCCGGCCGGTGTGGCGACCGGTGGCGCGGCGGTCGCAGCGACATTGCGTTGCGGACGTGCGCGGGCGGCGCGGGTCGGGTTGCCGCTCGCGGCGCGGCGCGCGCCTTGCGGCTGGGCGGCCGGCTGCACGACGATGGGATCGAGCAGATGGTTCGACTGTGCGGGCTGCATCGCACCTTCGACAGGCAGAAGCAGGCACGACAGGGCGGCAGAGGCCAGAAAAGGTTTGCGTCGCCTGGATACGGAAGAGACGGCGGTGGTCATCAAAGGGACTCGCGATAACGTGGCACGTCACCGCAAACCAAGCCGTTCTGCATTCTTCACGAACGCAACCCGACTTCCACCAGGACACCCCGCCCAATGTGCTCGCGTGTGACCACGACTGACGGCAGGTCTCCTGGCTCGCGGGTCGGTGCCTGTCACCGCCTTCCCAGGCCGGGGGCCCAGTGGCGTATGGCGAAGGCTCGCCGCTTACAGTTGCGGGGGCAGCCGCGGAATCGGTTCGCGCAACAGACGCTGCGCGGGCCTCACCGCATTCCCTTTTGGTCCGGTAGGAACCGTCGGCGTCACGTTTCGGGGAAATGACAGGACGAGTCAATGTCGCGGTTCTGCCACAGTGCGGGCGCTGCGGCAGACTGTCACAGCCTCGTCGCGAGAGACGCTTACAGCCTAGGCATCTTCATCGCCGATCCCCGGGAGAGCAGAATGGCTATCCGCGTCACTCGCCGCCGCTTTATGACCACCGCCGCCGCTGGTGCAGGCATGTTGGCGATGCCTTATCTCAGCCGCGCGGCGGACCGGCCTGTGGTGAGCCATGGCGTGCAGTCCGGCGATATCGGTTTCGACAGCGGCATGATCTGGTCGCGTGCGGATCGTCCGGCCCAGATGATGGTGGAAGTCGCCACCACCGAGAGCTTCAAGGAAGCCCGCGCGCTGCCGCCGGTGAACGTGCTGCCGGAAAGCGATTTCACCGCAAAACTGCTGCTGGAAAACCTGCCTTCGGGGCAGGACATCTTCTATCGCGTGCGGTTTCGCGATCTGTCGCATTACGAGATCGTCGGCGAGCCGGTGGTTGGCCGCTTTCGTACGGCGCCGGCCGATCGGCGCGATGTCACTTTCGTCTGGGGCGGCGATGTGGCGGGGCAAGGCTATGGCATCAATGCCGATGACGGCGGCATGGTCACCTTCGCCACGATGCGCAAGCACAATCCGGATTTCCTGATCCATTCCGGCGACACCATCTATGCCGACGGCCCGATCGTGGCGGAGACCAAGTTACCAGACGGATCGGTGTGGAAGAACACCACGCTGGTGCCGGAAAAGGCGAAAGTCGCGGAGACGCTCGACGAATTCCGCGCCGCGCATAAATACAATCTGCTCGATGACAATGTTCGCGCCTTCAATGCGCAGGTTCCCATCTTCGGCCAGTGGGACGATCACGAGGTCACCAACAACTGGTCGCTCTCCAAGCAGTTGCCGGCGGCCTACAAGGAGCGCGACATCACGCTGCTGGCCGCGCGTGGCGCCCGCGCCTTCCACGAGATGTATCCGGTGCGGCCGAACATTGCCGAGCCCGGCCGGGTCTATCGCGTGCTCAATTACGGTCCGCATCTCGACGTGTTCATGCTGGACGAGCGCAGCTATCGCGGCCCGAACGGGCCGAACCTGCAGGAGGCCTATGGTCCCGAAGCCCAGTTCATCGGGCCGGAGCAGCTGGCCTGGCTGAAGCGCGCGCTGCTGGAATCGCGGGCGACCTGGAAGGTGATCGCCTCGGACATGCCGATCGGCATCATCGTCGAGGACGATGCGGTCAATCACAAGGGTTCTGAAGCCATTGCCCAGGGCGACGGCCCGCCGCGCGGCCGCGAGCTGGAAATCGCGGATCTGCTCCGCTTCATCAAGACCGCGGGCATTCGCAACACCGTCTGGTTCACCGCCGACGTGCATTACACGGCAGCGCACTACTACAATCCGGACAAGGCGCAGTTCCAGGACTTCGAGCCGTTCTGGGAATTCGTCTCGGGCCCGTTCCATGCCGGCACCTTCGGGCCGGGGGCGATGGATAATACCTTCGGACCGGAGGTCCGCTATGTGAAGGCACCGGGACCGGACAGGCAGAACCTGCCGCCGTCGGCCGGTATGCAGTTCTTCGGTCACGTGAAGATCGAGGGCGCGACCGGCCGGATGACCGTGACTTTGCGAGATAGGGCCGATGTGGCCCTTTGGAGCACGGTTCTGGACCCGAAACTGGGGTGAAACCGTGTCCCGGACGCGGTGCAGCGCTCTTGCGCTGTCCGCAGAGCCGGGGCCGTACCAAACGCCGGAGTTCCTGGCGGTCCCGGCTCTGCGAAGCGGCACTTCGCGCGGCACCGCGTCCGGGACAGGGGTTTTACGAGGGTGCAGACACACCGAAATCGGGGGCAGATTCACATTGTTTTTGGACGATTCCTGACTATATTGCGCCGCAACGCGCCCGAGTACCCGGCTTTTTCTTCAAGGCCGGGTTTGCTTTTGCAGGGATTGGCCCAGCGCGTTCTCAGACAAGACGGGATTGATCGCGCATGGAGCGCAGCATCGGTCCTTGGAAAACAGACGTCTTGTAGAAGCCGCGCCTAGCACCTGTTCGTCGAACCAGAAGAAGACATATGAAACTGCGCAACATCGCCATCATCGCACACGTCGACCACGGCAAGACCACCCTCGTCGACAAGCTCCTGCAGCAGTCGGGCACCTTCCGCGACAACCAGCGCGTCCAGGAACGCGCGATGGATTCGAACGATCTCGAAAAAGAACGCGGCATCACCATTCTCGCCAAGTGTACCTCGGTGCTGTGGGAAGACACCCAGATCAACATCGTTGACACCCCCGGCCACGCCGACTTCGGCGGTGAGGTCGAGCGCATCCTGTCGATGGTCGATGGCGTGATCGTTCTCGTCGACGCCGCCGAAGGTCCGATGCCGCAGACCAAGTTCGTGGTCGGCAAGGCGCTCAAGCTCGGCCTTCGCCCGATCGTCGCCATCAACAAGGTGGACCGCCAGGACGCCCGCATCGACGAAGTCGTCAACGAGGTGTTCGACCTGTTCGCCGCGCTGGACGCCACCGACGAGCAACTCGACTTCCCGATCCTCTACGGGTCAGGCCGTAATGGCTGGATGGCCAACAGCCCGGATGCGTCGCACGATGTCGGCATGAAGCCGCTGTTCGAGCTGGTGCTCAAGCATGTGCCGCCGCCGACCGTCGAGGAAGGTCCGTTCCGCCTGCTCGGCACCATTCTCGAAGCCAACAACTTCCTGGGCCGCATCATCACCGGCCGCATTACCTCGGGCTCGGTGAAGCCGAACCAGACGGTGAAGGTTCTGTCGCGCGACGGCAAGACCGTCGAGACCGGCCGCATCTCCAAGATCCTTGCCTTCCGCGGCCTCGAGCGCCAGCCGGTGGACTTCGCCGAAGCCGGCGACATCGTCGCCATCGCGGGCCTGACCAAGGGCACCGTGGCCGACACCTTCTGCGATCCCACGGTGGATACGCCGCTGCAGGCGCAGCCGATCGATCCGCCGACGGTGTCGATGTCCTTCATCGTCAACAACTCGCCGCTCGCCGGCACCGAAGGCGACAAGGTGACGAGCCGCCTGATCCGCGACCGTCTGCTGCGCGAAGCCGAAGGCAATGTCGCGCTGCGCGTGGTCGAATCCGCCGACAAGGATGCGATGGAAGTCTCGGGCCGCGGCGAATTGCAGCTCGCGATCCTGATCGAGAACATGCGCCGCGAAGGTTTCGAGCTGTCGGTGTCGCGTCCGCGCGTGGTGTTCGAGAAGAACGAAGCGGGCCAGACGCTGGAGCCGGTGGAAGAAGTGGTCATCGACGTCGATGACGAATTCTCCGGCGTGGTCGTGCAGAAGATGAGCGAGCGCAAGGCCGAGATGATGGAAATGCGTCCGTCGGGCGGCAATCGTCTGCGTCTTGTGTTCCACGCCCCGACCCGCGGCCTGATCGGCTATCAGGGCGAGCTGATGACCGACACCAAGGGCACGGCGATCATGAACCGCCTGTTCCACGCCTACCTGCCCTACAAGGGCGAGATCGCCGGCCGCCGCAACGGCGTGCTGATCTCGAACGATCAGGGCGAAGCGGTGGCCTACGCCATGTTCAAGCTGGAAGACCGCGGCCCGATGATGATCGAGCCGGGCTGGAAGGTCTATCGCGGCATGATCATCGGCGAGCACACCCGCGAGAACGATCTCGAACTCAACGTTCTCAAGGGCAAGCAGCTCACCAACATCCGCACCACGTCGAAGGACGAAGCGGTGCGCCTGACCCCGCCGATCCGCATGACGCTGGAAAAGGCGCTGGCCTATATCGAGGACGACGAACTGGTGGAAATCACCCCGAAGTCGATCCGCCTGCGCAAGAAGCATCTCGATCCCAACGATCGCAAGCGTGCGGAAAAGGCGAAGGAAGCGGTGGCGTAAAGCCAGGCTTCATTTACAGGAGTGTTGCGAAGTGCCCGGCGACAGCCGGGCATTTTGTTTTGGTGGGATGGTTCCTTCACACTCTTGTCATCACCCGCGCAGGCGGGTGATCCAGTAAACGCCGGCCGTGCGTGCGATCTCCGTCAGCGTTTACTGGGTTGCCCGGTCGAGCCGGGCAACGACAGATCGTGATTGGGTTGGCTTGAATAATTCGCTTAACCGACTATTCCCGTTATCGCGGACCTCGAGCACAGAAGCTTTGCGATGAGCACAGAACTCCCCTCCGAAGTCGACGTCGCCATTATCGGCGCCGGCGCCGCCGGTCTCGGCGCGGCGCGCGCGCTGGAGGGGGCCGGCCTCTCGGTCATCGTGCTGGAAGCCCGCGACCGCATTGGTGGCCGCGCCCATACGATCATGGCGGCGCCGGGCATTCCGTTCGATCTCGGCTGCGAATGGCTGCATTCGGCGGACAGGAACGATTTCGTCGGCATTGCAAAGCAGCTCGGCTTCAAGGTCGACACCAAACGCCCGCCGTGGCGCGAACAGACCTATGATGCGACCTTCTCGAAGGCGCAGCGCGCGGAATTCTTCGCCGCGATGGACGCCTTCTATGATCGCGCGGAAGCAGCCGCAGAGAATGAGGAGGACGCGCCGGCGGCGACATGCCTCGAGCCGGGCAATCCGTGGAATCCCATGATCGATGCGGTGTCCACCTACATCAACGGGTTCGAACTCAAGGACGTGTCGCTGCACGACATGGATGCCTATGAGGACACCGAGGTGAACTGGCGGCTGCCCGACGGCTATGGCGCGCTGATCGCAGCCTATGGCGCGCGATGTCCGGTGGCGCTGAACACGGAAGTGACTGTCATCGATCACTCCGGATCGCGCGTGAAGATCGAGACCTCGCGCGGCACGCTGACCGCTGCGAACGTGGTTATCTGCGTGCCGACCAATCTTCTCGCCAACGAGAACATTCGCTTTCATCCGCCGTTGCCTGAGAAGGTCGAGGCCGCCGCCGGCCTGCCGCTCGGCGCCGACAACAAGGTGATGCTGGCGCTCGCCGATGCCGAAAAGTGGCCCGAAGATGTCGGCCTGCGTGGCGCCTATATGCGCGTCGGCATCGGCAGTTTTCACCTGCGCCCCTCCGGCCGCCCCTGCATCGCCGGCTTCTATGGCGGCAGCTTCGCGCGCGAACTTGAACAGGCAGGCGAAGGCGCGCTCGCGGCACAGAGCATCGACGAGATCGTCAAGCTGCTGGGCTCGGACATCCGCAACAAACTCACACCGCTGGCGGAATCCCGCTGGTGCCACGATCGCTTTGCGCAGGGGGCCTATTCGGCAGCGAAGCCCGGCCATGCCGAGGCGCGTGCCGTGCTTGCTGCGCCCGTGGATGGTCGGCTGTTCTTCGCCGGCGAAGCGACGTCGCCGAATTTCTTCTCCACGGCACACGGTGCGCGCGAGAGCGGTGAACGCGCGGCGAAGGAAGTGATGGCGAAGAATCACAGGATGGGGTGAGCGCCGGAGCCCATCCTGCCGCTGCGCGCTTCGTTGCTACTCAATCACCCGCTCGCGCAGCGACGCATCCGGTACCAAGCACGCATCGCTTCGCCCGAAGATGCGATAGCGATTCCGTGCGACGAGATCGTAGACGGGATTGCGCAGCGCTGCCGGCACGGCAAATAGCGCGCGCACCCAGCGCCATCCCGGCAGTTGCGACAGCACCGTCAGGGCGGCATTCGATTTGAAATGGGCCACGCCGCCATGGATCACGGCGTTGGTGTCGGGATCGTTCGGATCGATGCCGAAATGTTTTGCGAGCCGGCTGCCGTAGTCCGACTGGATCGGCGTAAAGCGAAAGCGCTTCGCCACATCGCGCTTCGCCACGAAGCGTACCCAGCGCGAGCAGAAGACGCAGACGCCGTCATAGAGGATGATGTCGTCATCGGGCCAGGGCGCGGTCATGGCTTGGCGATCATCAGCCAGAGCGTGATCAGCATCGCGCCAAAGACCAGCGTGCCGAGTACGAGCGAGCGGCGGAACAGGATGTGATAGCGCAGCGGCAGGGGTGCGCGATCAGCCATAGCCGTCCGGGTGAGCGTGCGAATTTCGATTTGCATGAACAGCACCGGCAGCCAGAGCAGGCTGGCCAGCGCGTAAAGGATCAGTGACGCGATCATCCAGGGCTCTGTGGCAGAGGTTGATGACATCTCCATCAGCAGTCCGCCCGTGAAAGGCTGCAGCACCATGGCGCCGCCCGTCAGCAGAGCGGTGGCGGCGAGTGACGTGTTGGCGGTCGCCGCAACGAATGCGCCGTCGCCGGAACGATGGGCCTGCAGCATCATGAAGGCCACGCCGCCGCCTGTACCGAGAATGACGACGGCGCCAAGCACGTGGAGGAATTTGAGAAAGAGATAGACGGTCATCGTGAGCCCAGGTAGCGGGTATCCGGCTCTGCCTACCCACGTCGCCCATCGCCAGCAAGTATCGTCCGCGAATCAGGTGCGAGGCAAATCCCGACAACACATGCGTGTGGGGGAATCCCGCGACGCGTGTTTGAAGGTGCGGCGGTGGAAAACTGGATCGGCCACTGACCCATCCCGTCACGATCTGTCTTTTTCCGGGACAGATTTTCACGGAACTGATGCAAAAATTCCACATCTTAACTGATAATTAACGATGCTCTTGAAGACGGCGCGGTGCGCTGCTTTGATCATGCCCATGAGCACAACCCTGATCGAAGTCCGGCCGGCCAAGACCGCAGATGCGGTCGAGGTGGCGTCCACCCACGATGAAGCCTGGCGCGCGGCCTATCAGGGACTGATTCCGGGGCCGGAACTCGACAAGCTCATCAACCGCCGCGGTCCGCAGTGGTGGGATTCGGCGATCCGCAAGGGCAGCCGCGTCAGCGTTCTCTGTTTTGGCGACAAGGTCGCCGGCTATGCCAATTACGGCCGCAACCGCGCCCGCAGCCTGCAATTCGAAGGCGAAATCTACGAACTTTACCTGCGGCCGGAATTCCAGGGCCTCGGCTTCGGCCGCCGCCTGTTCGCCTCGGCCAAACGCGACCTGATGCAGAGCGGGCTGAAGAGCCTCGTCATCTGGGCGTTGTCGGACAATGCTGGCGCCACGGAATTCTATCGTGCGCTGGGCGGCCGCATGGTGGCCCGCTCGTCCGAGCGGTTCGGCGCCAAGTCGCTCGACAAGGTGGCCTTCGCCTGGAACGCGTGAGGTTTCCCGCTGCCCCGCATATTCTCTTTCCCTCATGGTGAGGAGGCGCGCAGCGCCGTCTCGAACCATGAGGTGGCCGGGCTCCTGAGCCCGTCACCATCCCTTGCGAATGGCTATGGCATTCGCGGGGAGAAGCGGCCTTGCGGTCGCTCCTTAGGATGAGGGCGGAGTTGGGGCGACGGCTATAGGTATTTCGGCTAAGCCATTCACCAGCCGCGCGATTTTCGCGCGGTTTGGCGTTGAAACCTTCAGCCCGCTCGGCTAGGTCTGGCGCAATTCGTCACACCAGAACCGGAGCTTTCGATGCGTCTTGACGCAATCCCCCTCGGCGCCAAGGCGCCGCATGAAGTGAACGTCGTCATCGAGGTTGCGGTTGGCGGTGAGCCGATCAAATACGAGATGGACAAGGCGTCCGGCGCGCTGTTCGTCGATCGCTTCCTCTACACGCCGATGCGTTATCCCGGCAATTACGGCTTCATCCCGCACACGCTCTCCGGCGACGGCGATCCCTGCGACGTGCTGATCGCCAACACCCGCGCCATCGTGCCGGGCGCCGTCATGGCGGTGCGCCCGGTCGGCGTGCTGTTGATGGAAGATGAGGGCGGCCAGGATGAGAAGATCATCGCTGTGCCGACCTCGAAGCTCACCCAGCGCTACGACAAGGTGAAGAACTACAGCGACCTGCCGCAGATCACGCTGGACCAGATCCAGCACTTCTTCGAGCACTACAAGGACCTTGAGCCTGGCAAGTGGGTGAAGGTGGTGCGCTGGGCGGATGCCGCCGAAGCGCATAAGCTCATCCAGGAAGGCATCGACCGCGCCAAGGCCGAGAAGGCCAAGTCCTAAAGGAGATGGGCTAAACAGCGTGCGGTCCCGGGGGAGCTTCCGATGCGCCGCATGCTGATCTGGTTTCGCAACATCATCCTCGCCGCGGTTGCCATTGTCGTGGTGCTCGCGGCGGTGGTTTTCGTGAATACGTTCCGGCAGGGCTCGCGACAGATCGCCGTAGCGCCCGTGCCGAAGGTCGCGGTGGACGAACAGGCCGCGGCCAAGCGCCTGGCCGAGGCGATCCGCTTCCAGACGATTTCCAACGCTTTCAATCCAGATCAGGCGGCGGGTCCGCTGCGCGCCATGCAGGCGCATCTCGCGGCGAGCTTCCCGGCCTTTCATGCCGCGACCACGCGTGAGGTCGTCGGCGGCTACAGTCTGCTCTACACGTGGCAGGGCAGCGATCCCGCCGCCGGGCCGATCGCGCTGCTGGCGCATCAGGACGTGGTGCCGGTGGCGCCGGGCACCGAGAAGGACTGGCAGTATCCGCCCTTCGACGGCGTCGTCGCCGATGGTTTCATCTGGGGGCGCGGCTCCTGGGACGACAAGGGCAATCTCTACGCGATCCTTGAAGCCGCCGAGGCGATGGCGAAGGCCGGTTTCCGCCCGAAGCGGACGATCTATTTTGCGTTCGGCCATGACGAGGAAGTGTCAGGCACCCGCGGTGCCACGGCGATCGCAGCACTGCTGAAATCGCGCGGCGTGAAGCTCGACTTCGTGCTCGACGAAGGCCTGCTGATCACCGAAGGGATCTTAAAGGGACTCGACAGGCCGATGGCGCTGATCGGGGTGGCCGAAAAGGGCTATGCGACCCTGGTGCTGAATGCGCGCGCGACGCCCGGCCATTCCTCCATGCCGCCGCGCGAGACGGCCATCGGCATGATGAGCGCCGCGCTCACCCATCTGGAAAATGCGCGGCTGCCGATGCAGATCCGCAGCACGGTGGGAGAGATGTTCGCCACCATCGCGCCGGAGATGAGCGGTTTCAATCGCGTGGTGCTGTCGAATCTGTGGCTGTTCAAGCCGCTGCTGCTGCGCGAATTTGAGAAGAGCGGGCCGACGGAAGCGACGGTGCGCACGACGACGGCGCTGACCATCTTCAATGCCGGCGACAAGGACAATGTGTTGCCGGGCAACGCCGAGGCGGTGGTGAACTTCCGGCTCTTGCCGGGCGATACGCAGGCCAGCGTGACCGAGCACGTGCGCAAGGTGGTCGGCAATGAAAAGATCGAGATCAAGCCGTATCCGGGCAACACCGATCCGCCGCCGGTGACGGGTACCGCGAGCGCTTCCTATCGCGCGTTGAACACCACGATCCGCGAGGTGTTTCCGGATGCGCTGGTGGCGCCTGGGCTGATGGTGGCGGCGACGGATTCGCGGCACTATGCGGATGTGACCGACAACATTTTCCGTTTTTCACCGGTGCGCGCGAACGAACAGGATCTCAAGCGCTTCCACGGTACCAACGAACGGCTCAGCATCGCGAACTATGCGGATATGATCCGGTTTTATCGGCGGCTGATGGAGAAGCAGTAGGGCAGTGGCTATCTGTTGCCCCACACTCAGCCCCTCATGGTGAGGAGCGCGCTCTTGCGCGCGTCTCGAACCATGAGCTGGCATCGCTCCGAGCGTGCGGCCATGGTTCGAGACGCGGCCTACGGCCGCTCCTCACCATGAGGGGCGGAGTGCCTTACACCGCCGGAGCCTTCAGTCCGTTGATCGCGCTGGCTGCACGCAGCGTGTTGACCAGCAGACACGCCACCGTCATCTGGCCGACGCCGCCCGGCACCGGGGTGATGGCGCCGGCGGTCTTCAGCGCCTCCTGATAGGCGACGTCGCCGACCAGCTTCGATTTGCCATCCGCGGCCGGCAGGCGATTGATGCCGACATCGATCACCGTGGCGCCGGGCTTGATCCAGTCGCCGCGCACCATTTCCGCTTTGCCGACAGCGGCGAAGACGAGATCGGCCTGTGCCGTCAGCTTCGGCAGATCGCGCGAGCGCGAATGCGCGATGGTGACGGTGGCGTTCTCGTTCAGCAGCAATTGCACCAGCGGGCGGCCGACGAGATTGGAGCGGCCGATCACGATGGCATTCATGCCTTCCAGCGAGGGATGCACGCTCTTCGCCAGGATGATGCAGCCGAGCGGCGTGCAAGGCGACAGCGCGTTCATGCCGCTGGCGAGACGGCCGGCATTGACGGGATGCAGGCCGTCGACATCCTTGGCAGGGTCGATGGCGTTGATGACGGCCTGGGTGTCGAGGCCCTTCGGCAGCGGCAGCTGCACGAGGATGCCGTGCACGGTGGGATCGTTGTTGAGCTTCTGCACCAGCGCGATCAGATCGCCTTGCGCGACATCGGCGGGCAGCACGTGTTCGAAGGAGGCCATGCCGGCTTCCTGGGTCTGCTTATGCTTGCTGCGCACATAGACCTCGGAGGCGGGATCGTTGCCGACCAGCACCACGGCGAGGCCCGGCGTCAGGCCGTGATCCTGCTTCACGCGCGTCACTTCGGCGGCCACGCGGGCGCGCAGTTCTGCGGCGATTGCTTTTCCATCGATCACGCTGGCGGTCATGCAGGGTCTCCGTCGTCAGAAGGGGCGGCTGCGAGGGCGCGCAGCAGCAGCCCGAGTTTGTGAGGATCGCCGTTCACGGCGATCTGTTTGATGCGGGAGGTGGCGCCCGACAGCAGCCGGACATCCCGCTTCGGCACCTTGAGTTGCGTCGCCAGCAGTTCTGTCACGGCGCGATTGGCTTCGCCGCCTTCGGCGATAGCGCGGACGCGCAGCTTCAGCACCGCGCGACCGTTGGCCATGGTCTCAACCCCATCGATGTCGTCGCGGCCGCCGCGCGGGGTCACGCGGACGGCGATGCTGACGCCGTCGGCGCCATATCGCCAGGGATCGGCCAACGTATCAAACGACGTAAGGATAGATGTAGTAGCCGATCACCCGCTGCAGGAAGATGATGATCAGGATCACCACGATTGGCGACAGATCGAGGCCGCCGAGATTCGGCAGCATCCGGCGGATCGGCGCCAGCACCGGCTCGGTGATGCGGTACAGGAACTCGCCCACTGCGGCGATGAACTGGTTGCGGGTGTTCACCACGTTGAAGGCGATCAGCCAGGAC
Coding sequences within:
- a CDS encoding TonB-dependent receptor, with the translated sequence MTTAVSSVSRRRKPFLASAALSCLLLPVEGAMQPAQSNHLLDPIVVQPAAQPQGARRAASGNPTRAARARPQRNVAATAAPPVATPAGPAFAAPTLNLTGASTAGSRLGLTRLQTPASVDVISAETIAERGQQNFLDAVTQNAVGFTAAPSPGNGGVSFSTRGFTGGSSVMTLYDGTQLAIGAGTVTFPFDTWSAERIEVLRGPASVMYGAGAVGGAINVVSKLPTWVPFNQAEMSLDSNMTRRIAVDSGGPVNKDVAYRITATGNMSDGWVDRDNNSNVALHAAIQIKQNEDITWTLSTDYGDRSPTRYYGTPLVNGGIVDAMRFKNYNVGDSSIRYQDSFSQVKTEWQVTDAIAIRNTLYYFDMKRHWMNAENFRYNPATGLIDRSSYLEIFHNEQQLGDRMDVTVKGHIFGMKNEFLAGFDVSRVNFAPYRINSFGGLSNGARSSVDPYNFFPGSYFSTIPTVSTYGSVANQFAIFAENRLSVTDQLSLVTGIRQDEPTITRTDYITPGNSFEKSFSNTTWRAGAVYEPIKNLAFYGQYSTAVDPVGGLVSLSSANKDFTLATGRQIEVGVKQSFWGGRGEWTLAGYEIVKNNLLARDPINPLIVTQVGQQSSRGIEASVGLALDHGWRIDANTTFLRAKYDDFVQPATIGTGSVNFAGNVPFNVPQTVSNIWATWAFAPNWSANAGIQIVGKRYGDNANTTAAEMPSYNVVNAGVQWKPDPNTTVSLRVYNLFDTVYATSGNANVWTLGMPRTAQFAVNVKF
- a CDS encoding alkaline phosphatase D family protein, with the protein product MAIRVTRRRFMTTAAAGAGMLAMPYLSRAADRPVVSHGVQSGDIGFDSGMIWSRADRPAQMMVEVATTESFKEARALPPVNVLPESDFTAKLLLENLPSGQDIFYRVRFRDLSHYEIVGEPVVGRFRTAPADRRDVTFVWGGDVAGQGYGINADDGGMVTFATMRKHNPDFLIHSGDTIYADGPIVAETKLPDGSVWKNTTLVPEKAKVAETLDEFRAAHKYNLLDDNVRAFNAQVPIFGQWDDHEVTNNWSLSKQLPAAYKERDITLLAARGARAFHEMYPVRPNIAEPGRVYRVLNYGPHLDVFMLDERSYRGPNGPNLQEAYGPEAQFIGPEQLAWLKRALLESRATWKVIASDMPIGIIVEDDAVNHKGSEAIAQGDGPPRGRELEIADLLRFIKTAGIRNTVWFTADVHYTAAHYYNPDKAQFQDFEPFWEFVSGPFHAGTFGPGAMDNTFGPEVRYVKAPGPDRQNLPPSAGMQFFGHVKIEGATGRMTVTLRDRADVALWSTVLDPKLG
- the typA gene encoding translational GTPase TypA — translated: MKLRNIAIIAHVDHGKTTLVDKLLQQSGTFRDNQRVQERAMDSNDLEKERGITILAKCTSVLWEDTQINIVDTPGHADFGGEVERILSMVDGVIVLVDAAEGPMPQTKFVVGKALKLGLRPIVAINKVDRQDARIDEVVNEVFDLFAALDATDEQLDFPILYGSGRNGWMANSPDASHDVGMKPLFELVLKHVPPPTVEEGPFRLLGTILEANNFLGRIITGRITSGSVKPNQTVKVLSRDGKTVETGRISKILAFRGLERQPVDFAEAGDIVAIAGLTKGTVADTFCDPTVDTPLQAQPIDPPTVSMSFIVNNSPLAGTEGDKVTSRLIRDRLLREAEGNVALRVVESADKDAMEVSGRGELQLAILIENMRREGFELSVSRPRVVFEKNEAGQTLEPVEEVVIDVDDEFSGVVVQKMSERKAEMMEMRPSGGNRLRLVFHAPTRGLIGYQGELMTDTKGTAIMNRLFHAYLPYKGEIAGRRNGVLISNDQGEAVAYAMFKLEDRGPMMIEPGWKVYRGMIIGEHTRENDLELNVLKGKQLTNIRTTSKDEAVRLTPPIRMTLEKALAYIEDDELVEITPKSIRLRKKHLDPNDRKRAEKAKEAVA
- a CDS encoding flavin monoamine oxidase family protein, which codes for MSTELPSEVDVAIIGAGAAGLGAARALEGAGLSVIVLEARDRIGGRAHTIMAAPGIPFDLGCEWLHSADRNDFVGIAKQLGFKVDTKRPPWREQTYDATFSKAQRAEFFAAMDAFYDRAEAAAENEEDAPAATCLEPGNPWNPMIDAVSTYINGFELKDVSLHDMDAYEDTEVNWRLPDGYGALIAAYGARCPVALNTEVTVIDHSGSRVKIETSRGTLTAANVVICVPTNLLANENIRFHPPLPEKVEAAAGLPLGADNKVMLALADAEKWPEDVGLRGAYMRVGIGSFHLRPSGRPCIAGFYGGSFARELEQAGEGALAAQSIDEIVKLLGSDIRNKLTPLAESRWCHDRFAQGAYSAAKPGHAEARAVLAAPVDGRLFFAGEATSPNFFSTAHGARESGERAAKEVMAKNHRMG